One Brassica napus cultivar Da-Ae chromosome C4, Da-Ae, whole genome shotgun sequence genomic region harbors:
- the LOC106435903 gene encoding wax ester synthase/diacylglycerol acyltransferase 7-like isoform X2 yields MNHTITWTMEIDVGVIKEKKKETMSTGEEDGEPLSPMARVFQSPGNDCCVITMIGCKTKINADVIRSGLKENVSKHPRFSSKLSQDGLSWIKTQVNIEDHIFVADKDQNEIAEDGELFVEDYVSHLTMIPLDKSRPLWDIHILNIKTSDADAVCVIRSHHSLGDGTSLMSLLAACTQTTSHRDKATIPALKRHKRVYKDKVSWFVRLILAIFSSVRLIWNTFVDLVLFLAIALFLKDTKTPLKGDVGVKSIPKKFCHRTVSLDDLRVIKEAMSMEIFGQAWNLEEAPSLKTLARKLFGTKLVKEKRVEFNKA; encoded by the exons ATGAATCACACTATAACGTGGACGATGGAAATAGACGTCGGCGTGattaaggagaagaagaaagagacgaTGTCGACGGGGGAGGAAGACGGAGAACCGTTAAGCCCGATGGCGCGTGTATTCCAGTCGCCAGGCAACGACTGCTGCGTTATCACCATGATCGGTTGCAAAACCAAGATCAATGCCGACGTCATTCGAAGTGGCTTGAAAGAGAATGTTTCCAAGCATCCTCGTTTCTCAAGCAAACTG TCACAAGATGGTTTAAGTTGGATTAAGACTCAAGTCAACATAGAAGACCATATATTTGTAGCAGATAAAGACCAGAATGAGATTGCAGAAGATGGAGAACTCTTTGTCGAGGACTACGTTTCACATCTCACAATGATTCCTCTCGATAAATCAAGACCTTTATGGGACATTCACATCCTAAACATCAAAACATCTGACGCAGACGCGGTATGTGTAATAAGATCTCACCATTCGTTAGGAGATGGAACATCCCTCATGTCTCTCTTAGCTGCATGCACTCAGACAACATCACACCGAGACAAAGCTACTATTCCTGCTCTTAAACGGCATAAAAGGGTGTATAAAGACAAAGTCTCATGGTTCGTAAGGTTGATACTAGCCATCTTTTCATCGGTGAGATTGATTTGGAACACTTTTGTGGATCTTGTGCTGTTCTTGGCGATTGCTTTGTTCTTGAAGGATACAAAAACGCCTCTAAAAGGCGATGTGGGCGTGAAGAGTATTCCGAAGAAATTTTGTCACCGGACTGTCTCACTGGATGACTTAAGAGTTATAAAGGAAGCTATGAGCATG GAGATTTTTggacaagcttggaaccttgaagaagctccctcattaaaaaccttagcaAGAAAACTGTTTGGGACAAAACTTGTTAAGGAAAAAAGAGTAGAGTTCAACAAAGCATAG